The DNA window CCTTGTGGAACTCAAAACAAAACTGGTGAGATAACTTGACAGGCAGGTAGTTCGGCCTCTCAGACTAGAAATAGTAGTTACTCTCTGTGGTTAGCTGGAATGGCACTTGTGGTATCATCATGTTGCAGCCCACATCCATAATACTAGTCTGCGCGATTATCTGCAGACACAAGATCAAGCTAATAAGATAGGTGCTAATCCCTGAAAAATTGAACATGGTGGGCCAAAAATGTTTTTAAGAGATGATACAGATTCAGTTACTCTTTCTTACAGAATAGCTTAAGTATTTGATGCCACGAGATTGTCAGCTAAACATTTTATGTTCTCAGTTTTTTCTTATCCTAATTTCAGTTGGCACATAGGCTGTTGTATTGACTGTTCTAAGTTCTCAATCATAATATTATAGACAAGTCTTTTGCATATCCTTGGTaaaaacggaaagaaaaaacattcTTTGTATGTGAGCTTCCTACATGTATATGTCAACTGGATTAAATAGGAGACACATTATTACAAACAAAATGTGTGTACTTGTGGAGAAAAATGGATGGTGAGGAAAATCTCTTTAAATTAAGCGTAGCCTATTTCTAAGTTATAATTCTAATCTTGAACCAAttcctacaaaaaaaaaaattttgtgaggACAATTGTTTCTTTTGACAGAATGCATGTGTTAATTGCCAGTTGTACCCTTTCTTGAAGTATATCATTAGCAGCCTTCAATATGCCTTCCTGCAATTGAAGCACATAAAACTTTGGTGAATAATTATTCTACTTTCATCTCTTTTATATATGAAATCAAGCATTCTGATCTAACCTTGTTCTTGAGCATCTCGATCTCCCTAGACATGATCTGCATCTATTCAGCAGAAAAGGTGACATATTATAAGTGTCATTTTTCTGGGAATTTCTTTTTATTCTACAGTGATGAATGGCTTACTTTTGTGGAGCGAATGTTATTCACCCATACTTCAAGATTACTTTCAAGGGATTGCAGCTCACCAAGATTCATGTGGCTTATGTCTCTTTCTCCATACATGTACCTGCATGAGGTGTGCTTAGTTGCTTACTTTTTTTCATCAGCGTCTTGATCAGTACTAGCTAGTTTCCTACACCCTTGAAAAGTGCCTTTCATTATCTTTTGAAACTTCTTACAGATTTTCATCAATTTATATGGCCCATTGTACTATATTATTAAGTAGCTGcactttccttttcctttttttcttattttctgaTTTAAAAACTACTCTCCTGAACACATTTTATAAAGAAGTAGGAGTATCATGCAGCAGTTCTCTGATGTTCATAGCGTTATCATATTATCTGTCCTTCGTGATGCATTCCTTACACATGATCATTTTCAAGAACACATGAGAATGCAAAATAGTTTAGGCATTGTTACTGTATAAACAGAACTACTAGGGCcattttctaacaaaaaaagGTAACAAATGTAGTTTCATTATACTAGCTTACAAGTAATGCGGATGATTTACCTCAAGCTGTTCTGAAGCAGGTCAACTTCTTGCCTTAGAAGTAGTACATCTTGTTGTATCACCTGGAATTGCACAACAATGAGTTAATGTTAGAGGAACCGTTCTATCCAAAACAATAAAATCCAGAAGTTTATGTCCATGGGCAAAACACAAAAGCGCAAGTGTG is part of the Oryza glaberrima chromosome 4, OglaRS2, whole genome shotgun sequence genome and encodes:
- the LOC127770604 gene encoding MADS-box transcription factor 26-like; protein product: MARGKVQMRRIENPVHRQVTFCKRRMGLLKKAKELSVLCDADIGVIVFSPHGKIYELATNGNMQGLIERYKNKSNLPEAQAESNEQNIPQVIQQDVLLLRQEVDLLQNSLRYMYGERDISHMNLGELQSLESNLEVWVNNIRSTKMQIMSREIEMLKNKEGILKAANDILQERIIAQTSIMDVGCNMMIPQVPFQLTTESNYYF